A window of the Virgibacillus pantothenticus genome harbors these coding sequences:
- a CDS encoding EthD family reductase, which produces MVKLIALYKQPEDKAAFDEHYQNVHTPITKKIPGLRKMEVTKIVGSPTGESKYYLLCEMFYDDHESLKAAMKTKEAKASGKDLMSFAGDLVTMMIGEEVE; this is translated from the coding sequence ATGGTTAAGTTAATTGCACTTTATAAACAGCCGGAGGACAAAGCTGCTTTTGATGAGCACTATCAGAATGTTCATACGCCGATCACAAAGAAGATACCTGGGTTACGTAAGATGGAGGTTACGAAAATTGTTGGTTCGCCTACAGGAGAAAGTAAGTATTATCTGTTATGCGAAATGTTTTACGACGATCATGAATCATTAAAAGCTGCGATGAAAACCAAAGAAGCAAAAGCCTCTGGAAAAGACCTGATGTCATTTGCAGGCGACTTGGTTACCATGATGATTGGTGAAGAAGTTGAATAA
- the paaD gene encoding 1,2-phenylacetyl-CoA epoxidase subunit PaaD codes for MKNSHLKDEVRRVLQQVTDPEMPFINIVELGMLEDITIQDDDFVQVTLLPTFSGCPALDMIKADVKEKAKKLLNEWNNDLMIEVIFSFHPPWTTDRISEEGKEKLKRNGISPPPAQYTAGESWRIACPYCNSMYTTMENIFGPTACRSILYCNQCKNPFEAMKPIANLSRI; via the coding sequence ATGAAAAATTCACATCTAAAGGATGAAGTACGTCGCGTACTGCAGCAAGTGACAGATCCAGAAATGCCATTTATTAATATTGTTGAACTGGGGATGCTCGAGGATATAACGATTCAAGATGATGATTTTGTTCAAGTGACGCTATTGCCAACATTTAGCGGTTGTCCGGCATTAGACATGATTAAAGCCGATGTGAAAGAAAAGGCAAAAAAATTATTAAACGAATGGAATAATGACCTTATGATTGAAGTTATATTTAGCTTTCATCCTCCGTGGACAACGGATCGAATCAGCGAGGAGGGAAAAGAAAAGTTAAAACGGAATGGGATTTCTCCACCGCCAGCACAGTATACTGCAGGTGAATCTTGGAGAATTGCATGCCCTTATTGTAATTCCATGTACACAACAATGGAGAATATTTTCGGACCAACAGCATGCCGAAGCATTCTTTATTGTAATCAATGTAAAAATCCATTTGAAGCGATGAAGCCAATCGCTAATTTATCCCGCATATAA
- the paaC gene encoding 1,2-phenylacetyl-CoA epoxidase subunit PaaC — protein sequence MQRDEFILCELLYQFADDNFILAYRGSEWLGLAPHIEEDVAFSSINQDMMGHAVMYYSLLEEIGAGNMDDLSHSRKPQNFRNAILLELKNGSGHYLENPDYDWAFTVARNFLFSVFKQVRLEALTQSSYEPLKQTAVKILSEHYYHFMHWETWFMQLMSSTKEARERMEQAVLRCWKEFAGVISIGMYSAEMNKRKLICSEADLRKAWLDKMENVFQKLKFKIEEPPGMESGNGRNGEHTDDLTEALKVLNEVYGGDKEAVSW from the coding sequence TTGCAACGAGATGAGTTTATTTTATGTGAGTTGCTTTATCAGTTTGCTGATGACAACTTCATTCTCGCCTATCGCGGATCGGAATGGCTTGGATTGGCACCGCATATTGAAGAAGATGTTGCCTTTTCTTCCATTAATCAAGATATGATGGGGCATGCGGTAATGTATTACAGCTTACTTGAAGAAATCGGGGCAGGAAATATGGATGATCTCTCGCACTCCAGAAAACCACAAAACTTTCGCAATGCCATTTTGCTTGAATTAAAAAATGGTTCCGGTCACTATCTGGAGAATCCTGATTATGATTGGGCTTTTACCGTCGCTCGGAATTTTCTCTTTAGTGTTTTCAAACAAGTTCGTTTAGAAGCACTTACGCAATCAAGCTATGAACCACTAAAGCAAACTGCTGTGAAAATTTTGTCCGAACACTATTATCATTTCATGCATTGGGAAACTTGGTTTATGCAGTTAATGTCGAGTACCAAGGAAGCACGTGAACGGATGGAACAAGCGGTTCTACGATGTTGGAAAGAGTTTGCGGGAGTGATTTCAATAGGCATGTACAGTGCGGAAATGAATAAGCGGAAATTGATTTGCAGTGAAGCTGATTTACGAAAGGCATGGCTCGATAAAATGGAAAACGTATTTCAAAAGTTGAAGTTCAAGATAGAAGAACCACCAGGAATGGAAAGTGGAAATGGACGTAATGGAGAGCATACGGATGATCTTACGGAGGCATTGAAAGTGTTAAATGAAGTATACGGAGGTGACAAAGAAGCAGTTTCCTGGTAA
- the paaB gene encoding 1,2-phenylacetyl-CoA epoxidase subunit PaaB produces MSGSEFYEEFEVFSRKRDGLPLEHRFSLTAPNKEMAYVMAKENFFRRESLKELWVVNRKEIRKMTQEEREAFQLLDNKAYRETRGYINLPKKWKELKQSVNTEEG; encoded by the coding sequence ATGAGTGGAAGCGAATTTTATGAGGAATTTGAAGTGTTTAGTCGAAAAAGGGATGGGCTGCCATTAGAGCATCGCTTTAGTTTAACGGCACCTAATAAGGAAATGGCTTATGTTATGGCGAAAGAAAATTTTTTTCGTCGTGAGTCTCTGAAAGAATTATGGGTTGTAAATCGGAAAGAAATCAGAAAGATGACACAAGAAGAACGTGAAGCATTTCAGCTACTAGATAACAAGGCTTACCGGGAAACTCGAGGGTATATAAATCTCCCTAAGAAATGGAAAGAATTAAAACAAAGTGTAAACACGGAGGAGGGGTAA
- the paaA gene encoding 1,2-phenylacetyl-CoA epoxidase subunit PaaA, whose product MRTIPFHQLTADEKYEHFMERIENNEKIEAGDWMPDEYRKALIRLISMHGMSEIMGALPEKEWVPKAPTLHRKLAIMAKVQDEMGHGQLLLRVAEDLIKPFNKTRENMMQDLFTKKLKFHNVFHMPAPSWGDAAIIAWLVDGAAILSQTMMLHTSYGPYGRALKRICQEESFHAKHGESLTLALASGTQKQKDMLQGALDRWWESLLTFFGPKSKKETGHSNVDINLKYKLRTKTNEQLRQEFLTKYVPKMDLLGLTIPDENLYFDESTQEWHYTEPDWQNFKRIVSGNGPESDARIALRKNSYQNSQWVRDALKTYKENRSELVG is encoded by the coding sequence ATGAGAACAATTCCATTCCATCAGTTAACAGCAGATGAAAAATATGAGCACTTCATGGAGCGAATTGAAAATAATGAAAAAATTGAAGCGGGAGATTGGATGCCGGACGAATATAGGAAGGCATTAATCCGGTTAATTTCCATGCATGGTATGAGTGAAATTATGGGTGCACTGCCTGAAAAAGAATGGGTACCAAAAGCACCTACTTTGCATCGAAAATTAGCAATTATGGCTAAGGTTCAGGACGAAATGGGGCATGGTCAATTACTTTTGCGAGTAGCAGAAGATTTAATCAAACCATTTAACAAAACAAGAGAAAATATGATGCAAGATTTATTTACAAAAAAGCTTAAGTTTCATAACGTCTTCCATATGCCTGCGCCGTCTTGGGGGGATGCCGCTATTATTGCTTGGCTTGTTGATGGGGCTGCCATTTTATCACAGACGATGATGTTACATACATCCTACGGTCCATACGGGAGAGCGCTAAAACGAATTTGTCAGGAAGAATCGTTTCATGCAAAGCATGGCGAAAGCTTAACATTGGCATTGGCAAGCGGAACGCAAAAACAAAAGGACATGTTGCAAGGAGCGCTTGATCGCTGGTGGGAATCGTTACTCACCTTTTTCGGACCAAAGTCTAAAAAAGAAACTGGTCACTCAAATGTTGATATTAACTTAAAATATAAACTTAGAACGAAAACAAATGAGCAATTAAGACAGGAGTTCTTGACAAAGTACGTACCAAAAATGGATCTACTTGGGTTAACCATCCCTGATGAAAATCTGTACTTTGATGAAAGTACCCAAGAGTGGCATTATACGGAACCTGATTGGCAGAATTTTAAAAGGATTGTGTCAGGAAATGGACCGGAGTCGGACGCAAGAATCGCATTACGAAAGAATTCTTATCAAAACAGCCAATGGGTGCGTGATGCATTAAAAACATATAAAGAAAATCGAAGCGAACTTGTTGGATAA
- a CDS encoding phenylacetate--CoA ligase family protein gives METLSKQEMEKIQLSRLQQTVRTVYNKTPFYQKKFTELNVKPNDIQSLEDIRKLPFTQKKDLRDNYPFDLFALPISHVERIHASSGTSGKPTVVGYTRNDLEVWAEIVARAIAACGGEPDSVLQNTFGYGLFTGGLGLHYGSEKLGMATVPVSGGNTERQILLIEDFKPTVIVGTPSYILNIADKMEQLGKDARDTSLKYGIFGAEPWSEEMRKELEKRLGIKAMDIYGLSEVMGPGISFECLEAQCGLHVADDHFFIEVIDPDTLEPVAEGEEGELVFTSLTKEAFPIIRYRTGDIASITSETCICGRTTTRMSRVKGRIDDMLIIRGVNVYPSEVESALLELEELVPHYQLYVVNQGALDKVILKVEINESIYNNLNRNLEHETIKALANKVFQQLKSKCLISVDINIEHPGSIPRSGGKAIRIVRDTKMKV, from the coding sequence ATGGAAACGCTTTCGAAACAAGAAATGGAAAAAATTCAATTATCAAGACTTCAACAAACCGTTCGAACCGTATATAACAAAACTCCTTTTTATCAAAAAAAATTTACGGAACTAAATGTAAAACCTAATGATATTCAATCTTTAGAAGATATTCGTAAGCTACCATTTACACAGAAAAAAGATCTTAGGGATAACTATCCGTTTGATTTATTCGCACTGCCTATAAGTCATGTAGAGAGAATTCATGCGTCCAGTGGTACTAGTGGAAAACCAACTGTTGTAGGCTATACAAGAAATGATTTGGAAGTATGGGCGGAAATCGTTGCAAGAGCAATTGCTGCATGTGGAGGAGAACCAGACAGTGTTCTGCAGAATACGTTCGGTTATGGGCTGTTTACCGGAGGACTCGGTTTACATTATGGCTCAGAAAAACTAGGAATGGCGACAGTTCCCGTTTCAGGAGGGAATACAGAGAGGCAAATATTATTAATAGAGGATTTTAAACCGACCGTTATTGTTGGTACACCTTCTTATATCTTGAATATCGCTGACAAAATGGAGCAATTAGGCAAAGATGCGCGTGATACTAGTTTAAAATACGGTATCTTTGGTGCAGAACCTTGGTCAGAAGAAATGCGTAAAGAATTGGAAAAAAGATTAGGAATCAAGGCCATGGATATTTATGGATTGAGTGAAGTGATGGGACCCGGAATTTCCTTTGAATGTCTGGAAGCACAATGTGGATTGCATGTCGCAGATGATCATTTTTTTATTGAGGTAATTGATCCAGATACATTAGAACCTGTAGCAGAAGGGGAGGAGGGAGAGCTCGTTTTCACCAGTTTGACAAAAGAAGCATTTCCAATCATCCGCTATCGTACTGGGGATATAGCCTCCATTACTTCGGAAACTTGTATATGCGGGAGAACAACAACAAGGATGTCGCGGGTTAAAGGAAGAATTGATGATATGCTCATCATTCGTGGGGTGAATGTTTACCCTTCTGAAGTGGAAAGTGCGCTATTAGAATTAGAGGAGCTAGTACCACATTATCAACTCTATGTCGTTAATCAAGGAGCACTAGATAAAGTCATATTGAAAGTAGAAATCAACGAAAGTATCTACAATAATTTAAACAGAAATTTAGAGCATGAAACAATAAAAGCGCTTGCTAATAAGGTGTTTCAGCAGTTAAAAAGTAAGTGTTTAATTAGTGTAGATATTAACATTGAACATCCAGGATCAATTCCAAGGTCAGGAGGAAAAGCCATCCGCATTGTTAGAGATACCAAAATGAAAGTATGA
- a CDS encoding indolepyruvate ferredoxin oxidoreductase subunit alpha produces MAFVITSPCLHEKSAECVEVCPVDAIHSGKNMYYIDPDICIDCAACETACPVQAIYAEEDVPDEEKEYIEMNRDFFPV; encoded by the coding sequence ATGGCATTTGTAATCACCTCCCCTTGCTTACATGAAAAATCAGCTGAATGCGTAGAAGTATGTCCGGTAGATGCTATTCATTCGGGAAAAAACATGTATTACATAGACCCCGATATCTGTATTGATTGTGCCGCGTGTGAAACAGCTTGTCCGGTTCAAGCTATATATGCAGAAGAAGATGTTCCTGACGAAGAGAAGGAGTACATTGAAATGAATAGAGATTTTTTCCCTGTCTAG
- a CDS encoding NAD(P)/FAD-dependent oxidoreductase, with the protein MNDKSIYDITIIGGGPVGLFAAFYGGMRQMKVKIIESLPHLGGQLSALYPEKYIYDVAAYPKVKAQDLIDQLTEQAMQFSPTVVLNQTVEKVVKINSEHFQLTTDKEVHYSKTILITAGIGAFEPRRIKLANALAYEGKNLHYFVQDIKRYKGKDVCILGGGDSAVDWAMMIEPIAKSVTVIHRREQFRAHEHSVANLYASRVEIFTPFQLQEIYGEEQIEEIILQKVKGTEKIKLSLDELIVSYGFISSLGPIKKWGLEFAKNSIKVDSAMNTNIRGIYAAGDVVTFFGKVKLIASGFGDAATAISSAKTYIDPNARQQPQHSTTLFEKWEKVHS; encoded by the coding sequence TTGAATGATAAATCCATTTACGATATTACGATTATTGGAGGTGGACCAGTAGGCTTATTTGCTGCTTTTTATGGTGGAATGCGGCAGATGAAGGTGAAAATTATTGAAAGTTTGCCGCATTTAGGAGGACAGTTGTCTGCACTATATCCAGAGAAATATATTTATGATGTTGCTGCCTATCCAAAAGTGAAAGCTCAGGATTTAATTGATCAGCTTACAGAGCAAGCAATGCAATTTTCCCCAACTGTGGTACTTAATCAAACTGTTGAAAAAGTAGTGAAAATAAATAGTGAACACTTTCAGCTCACTACAGATAAGGAGGTGCATTATTCAAAAACCATTCTTATTACGGCAGGTATTGGGGCGTTTGAACCACGCCGTATAAAACTAGCTAACGCACTTGCGTATGAAGGAAAAAACTTACACTACTTTGTTCAAGACATCAAACGTTATAAGGGTAAAGATGTCTGTATTTTAGGAGGTGGAGATTCAGCGGTAGATTGGGCAATGATGATTGAACCAATCGCGAAAAGTGTTACGGTCATACATCGTAGGGAGCAATTTCGAGCACATGAACATAGTGTCGCGAACCTTTATGCATCGAGGGTTGAAATTTTCACACCTTTTCAATTACAGGAAATTTATGGAGAAGAGCAGATAGAGGAAATCATTCTTCAAAAGGTAAAAGGAACGGAGAAAATTAAATTATCATTAGATGAATTAATTGTGTCTTATGGTTTTATCTCTTCTTTAGGTCCGATAAAGAAATGGGGTTTAGAATTTGCGAAAAACTCCATTAAAGTAGACTCGGCAATGAATACAAATATCCGAGGTATTTATGCTGCTGGCGATGTTGTGACCTTTTTTGGAAAAGTGAAGTTAATAGCTTCAGGATTTGGCGATGCTGCTACCGCCATTAGTAGTGCAAAAACCTATATAGATCCAAACGCTAGGCAACAACCGCAGCATAGTACTACACTTTTTGAAAAATGGGAGAAAGTACACAGTTAA
- a CDS encoding L-fuculose-phosphate aldolase: MKYLKEERKQIVEYGKKLIDSRLTVGTGGNISIFDKESGLMGITPSGIEYHNLTEEDVIIMDLYGNVVEGELRPSSEHQMHSIVYKNRYDAVAMIHTHALYSTTISCLNVDLPAIDYLVAHGGGKNIRCANYATYGTNELAENALEAMKDRKAVLLANHGINVVGSSLAEAYAITEQLEFCARLYWQAKAIGNPVILSDEEMTMMVERFKDYGQPKVN; the protein is encoded by the coding sequence ATGAAATATTTAAAAGAAGAGAGAAAACAAATTGTTGAATATGGAAAGAAATTAATCGATTCTAGGCTAACCGTTGGAACCGGAGGAAATATTAGTATTTTTGATAAAGAGTCAGGGCTTATGGGAATTACACCAAGCGGGATTGAATATCATAATTTAACTGAGGAAGATGTCATCATTATGGATTTATATGGTAATGTGGTTGAGGGGGAGCTAAGACCATCCAGTGAACATCAAATGCATTCCATTGTCTATAAAAATAGATATGATGCAGTTGCTATGATTCATACGCATGCTTTGTATTCCACAACGATTTCTTGCTTGAATGTTGATTTACCGGCTATTGATTATCTTGTTGCTCATGGTGGAGGAAAAAATATCCGTTGTGCTAATTACGCAACATACGGCACAAACGAATTAGCTGAGAATGCGCTGGAAGCAATGAAAGATAGAAAAGCAGTATTATTAGCCAACCATGGAATCAATGTAGTGGGCAGTTCTCTTGCAGAAGCTTATGCAATTACAGAGCAGTTGGAATTTTGTGCCCGCTTGTACTGGCAAGCAAAAGCAATCGGGAATCCAGTCATCTTATCAGATGAAGAAATGACGATGATGGTGGAACGCTTTAAGGATTATGGACAACCTAAGGTTAATTGA
- a CDS encoding class II aldolase/adducin family protein — MLYQEEREQLAEIVKKMFSRYETNTAGGNVSVRINDQHIIMTPTHMSQKYHCDISPYQVLVVDMDENIVEGDGRITREINMHMACYKHNREIGCVLHAHALQSMFFATMGIDMPNLTEATQKFGNIPCLDFAPATSKELAEKVKHYLENKALESVINAILLNKHGVLITDTNLIKAYDNLGRLEYNAYIAEKALLFDKLGICKIENKELNYNVDE; from the coding sequence TTGTTATATCAAGAGGAAAGAGAACAGTTGGCTGAGATTGTGAAAAAAATGTTCTCTCGATATGAGACGAACACAGCTGGGGGAAATGTTAGTGTCAGGATAAATGATCAACATATTATTATGACACCAACCCATATGTCGCAAAAATACCATTGTGATATATCCCCGTACCAAGTTTTAGTGGTGGATATGGATGAAAATATAGTTGAAGGTGATGGCAGAATTACAAGAGAAATTAATATGCATATGGCATGCTATAAACATAATCGAGAGATTGGCTGTGTACTCCATGCACATGCACTTCAGTCAATGTTTTTTGCAACGATGGGGATAGATATGCCCAATTTAACAGAAGCTACGCAAAAATTTGGGAATATTCCATGTCTGGATTTTGCTCCTGCAACATCGAAAGAATTAGCTGAAAAAGTGAAACATTATTTGGAGAATAAAGCCTTAGAATCTGTAATTAACGCCATTTTATTGAATAAGCATGGGGTGTTAATAACAGATACAAATTTAATAAAAGCTTATGATAATCTGGGGCGTCTGGAATACAATGCATACATTGCCGAAAAAGCGTTACTGTTTGATAAGTTAGGCATTTGTAAGATTGAAAATAAAGAGCTGAATTATAACGTAGATGAATAA
- a CDS encoding 1-phosphofructokinase family hexose kinase, translating to MNEVLLYTLTLNPAIDRLLYLNEKLERRKSNRITEVSYDIGGKGTHASYVMSKLGVKNLALGFAGSQNIDKFKQILSEKNMEHDFTIIDGRTTRECYIMIEPEQVSAGSIMLTEKGFHVEEADIKRLFDRIKARVKAEDMVLIAGSLPTNFTIDNLRQLLRILKEIGCFIACDLSGEAIKLAVKMKVDFIKPNEFELKQLKASHESLFDTVKRLNQDIDYVVTSLGEKGSYCGYDRKIYRVIPPKVKEVNDTGAGDCFVGAFLAGLANQLSIEEIVKLASGCAASKVMNKDSSTFDVKTAMELKQQVKITQL from the coding sequence TTGAATGAAGTTTTACTTTATACATTAACATTAAATCCAGCTATTGATCGATTATTATACTTGAATGAAAAATTGGAAAGAAGAAAAAGCAATCGAATTACGGAAGTTTCTTATGATATTGGCGGAAAAGGAACCCATGCTTCTTATGTTATGTCGAAATTAGGAGTAAAAAACCTAGCTCTAGGATTTGCAGGGAGTCAGAATATAGATAAGTTTAAACAGATTTTAAGTGAAAAAAACATGGAACATGACTTCACGATTATAGATGGTAGAACCACTAGGGAATGCTATATCATGATAGAACCGGAGCAAGTCTCAGCCGGCTCTATCATGTTGACAGAAAAAGGATTTCATGTAGAAGAAGCTGATATAAAGCGACTTTTTGACAGGATAAAAGCTAGAGTGAAAGCGGAAGATATGGTATTAATCGCCGGTTCATTACCAACGAATTTCACGATCGATAATTTAAGGCAATTATTACGTATTTTAAAAGAAATTGGTTGTTTTATTGCTTGTGACTTATCTGGTGAGGCAATTAAATTAGCTGTCAAAATGAAGGTAGATTTTATTAAACCAAATGAATTTGAATTAAAGCAGCTAAAAGCTTCTCATGAAAGTTTATTCGATACAGTAAAAAGACTAAACCAAGACATTGATTATGTAGTTACTTCGTTAGGCGAAAAAGGCAGCTACTGTGGGTATGATAGAAAGATCTATCGTGTCATTCCACCTAAGGTAAAAGAAGTAAACGATACTGGTGCTGGGGATTGCTTTGTAGGTGCCTTTTTAGCTGGGCTGGCGAATCAGCTTTCGATAGAAGAAATAGTAAAGCTGGCTAGTGGTTGTGCTGCAAGTAAAGTGATGAACAAGGATAGTTCAACGTTTGATGTGAAGACGGCAATGGAGTTAAAGCAACAAGTAAAAATCACTCAACTATAA
- a CDS encoding PTS galactitol transporter subunit IIC produces the protein MDLLKTIFSYILDLGASVFVPAVMLLIGIFVKMKFKNALSAAITLGVAFLGMNLVIGFMLDALTPAAQALAERTGIELTAVDGGWTTAASLSWAWPYAFLLFPIQLVINGVMLLLNKTKTLNVDLWNVWGKIFTAVLIYGVTGSMYIALIGSAIVVVLELVFADLNQKQIETLTNIPGVTSSHNFFLIGTLLMPIDWLLRKFKVFNREMDASALKDKIGIFAENHVMGFIIGFLLGLAAGYSVADSLILSMQAAAALTLFPMVAKLFMQALSPLSEAINDYMKKRFKDREIFIGLDWPILAGSSEAWVVMTILVPITLFFAFILPGNAVLPFAGILNIGLAVPALIVTGGNLLRMLVICTITTPVFLYAATYFADIMTNLAHSTKAVELEAGQQITWSTVEYPAFRYILTELGSFSMVGIGLAVVWALGFILYRKEMLKRTEELKVEK, from the coding sequence ATGGACCTGCTAAAAACAATATTTTCATATATTTTAGATTTAGGTGCTTCTGTATTTGTTCCTGCAGTTATGTTGTTAATTGGAATATTTGTAAAAATGAAATTTAAAAATGCTTTAAGTGCAGCAATTACTTTAGGAGTCGCCTTTTTAGGAATGAACCTTGTGATTGGCTTTATGCTTGATGCTTTAACACCAGCGGCTCAAGCTTTAGCAGAGCGAACAGGGATTGAATTAACAGCTGTTGATGGTGGTTGGACAACTGCTGCTTCATTATCCTGGGCTTGGCCATATGCTTTTCTACTGTTTCCTATTCAGCTCGTCATTAATGGAGTGATGCTTCTATTAAATAAAACAAAGACATTGAATGTCGACTTATGGAATGTATGGGGAAAAATTTTCACAGCTGTACTTATTTATGGTGTAACCGGAAGCATGTATATCGCTCTGATTGGTTCAGCAATTGTAGTTGTACTTGAATTGGTATTTGCTGATTTGAATCAAAAACAGATCGAGACGTTAACAAATATTCCAGGTGTTACAAGTTCCCATAACTTTTTCTTAATTGGTACATTATTAATGCCGATTGATTGGCTCTTAAGAAAATTTAAAGTATTTAATAGAGAAATGGATGCAAGTGCATTAAAAGATAAAATTGGTATTTTTGCTGAAAATCATGTAATGGGTTTTATTATCGGGTTTCTTTTGGGCTTAGCAGCAGGCTATTCAGTAGCTGATTCACTAATTTTGTCGATGCAAGCAGCTGCCGCATTAACGTTATTCCCAATGGTAGCTAAATTATTTATGCAAGCGCTATCCCCGTTATCAGAAGCCATTAATGATTATATGAAAAAACGCTTTAAAGATCGGGAAATATTTATTGGACTTGATTGGCCGATATTAGCTGGATCAAGTGAAGCATGGGTTGTTATGACGATTCTGGTTCCGATTACGTTATTCTTTGCCTTTATATTACCAGGAAATGCAGTACTTCCATTTGCGGGAATTCTAAATATTGGGCTTGCTGTACCGGCATTAATTGTAACCGGTGGTAATTTGTTACGAATGCTGGTGATCTGTACGATTACCACGCCAGTATTCCTATATGCCGCAACGTATTTTGCCGATATTATGACAAACCTAGCACATTCAACAAAAGCGGTTGAATTAGAAGCAGGTCAGCAAATCACCTGGAGTACGGTTGAATACCCTGCATTTAGATATATTTTAACGGAGCTTGGGAGTTTCAGCATGGTAGGAATTGGATTGGCTGTTGTATGGGCGTTAGGATTTATCCTGTACCGGAAAGAAATGTTAAAACGGACGGAAGAACTAAAGGTAGAAAAATAG
- a CDS encoding PTS sugar transporter subunit IIB yields the protein MKKVIVACGSGVATSQTVASKVKSILEENGVRASVEAVDIKSLDQYIKTSDVYISITKNTKEYDIPTLNGIAFLTGMGMEEETQKLLDALK from the coding sequence ATGAAAAAAGTAATTGTAGCCTGTGGTTCAGGTGTAGCTACAAGTCAAACAGTAGCATCGAAAGTGAAATCAATACTTGAAGAAAATGGTGTTCGTGCAAGTGTAGAAGCAGTTGATATTAAGTCATTAGATCAATATATAAAAACGAGTGATGTTTATATTTCAATCACAAAAAATACAAAAGAATATGATATTCCTACTCTAAATGGAATAGCTTTCTTGACCGGTATGGGAATGGAAGAAGAAACACAAAAACTACTCGATGCACTAAAGTAA
- a CDS encoding PTS sugar transporter subunit IIA: MNFANLFQKELIKLHAEFNSTHEMFEVLSNDLIDNGYAETSFKQAIMEREKEFPTGLSTEKVQLAIPHTDTKHIKKPFIYVVKLNQPLRFLQMATTDTWLDINIIFMLGIKEPSKQVGLLSLIIDKFKDEQFVNTFHSITSEEELLAILQKQFRSEDE; encoded by the coding sequence ATGAATTTTGCAAATTTGTTTCAGAAGGAATTAATTAAACTACATGCTGAATTTAATTCAACACATGAAATGTTTGAAGTACTTAGTAATGATTTAATAGATAACGGTTACGCAGAGACTTCCTTTAAACAAGCGATTATGGAAAGAGAAAAAGAGTTTCCAACAGGCCTGTCTACGGAAAAGGTACAATTGGCAATTCCGCATACAGATACAAAACATATTAAAAAGCCATTTATATACGTTGTTAAACTAAATCAGCCATTGCGATTTTTACAAATGGCGACGACAGATACATGGCTTGATATAAATATCATATTTATGCTTGGAATAAAAGAGCCGTCAAAACAAGTTGGGCTACTTTCATTAATTATAGATAAGTTCAAGGATGAGCAATTTGTGAACACGTTTCATTCTATTACATCCGAAGAAGAATTGCTGGCAATACTACAAAAACAATTTAGGAGTGAAGATGAATGA